In Fortiea contorta PCC 7126, one genomic interval encodes:
- the aqpZ gene encoding aquaporin Z, which produces MSLTKRCIAEFVGTFWLVFGGCGSAVLAAAFTADAAKIGANTAFPLGIGLVGVSLAFGLTVLTMAYAVGHISGGHFNPAVSIGLWAAKRFPGSELFVYIGAQVFGAIAAAGVLALIATGKPGFDLVKSGFAANGFGEHSPGGYSLLAAFIAEFVLTFLFLVIILGVTDRRAPQGFAPVAIGLALTLIHLISIPVTNTSVNPARSLGPALFVGGWALQQLWLFWLAPIIGGALAGVFYSQVLETPSPSERQLSEIA; this is translated from the coding sequence ATGTCACTAACTAAACGTTGTATAGCCGAGTTCGTGGGGACTTTTTGGCTAGTTTTTGGTGGTTGTGGCAGTGCAGTATTGGCGGCAGCGTTTACTGCAGACGCTGCTAAGATCGGTGCAAATACAGCATTTCCTCTGGGTATTGGCTTAGTGGGTGTTTCTTTGGCCTTTGGTTTGACCGTGTTGACAATGGCTTATGCGGTTGGTCATATCTCAGGTGGTCACTTTAATCCGGCTGTTTCTATTGGTCTTTGGGCTGCGAAACGCTTCCCCGGTTCTGAGCTTTTTGTATACATTGGTGCTCAGGTATTTGGAGCGATCGCCGCTGCTGGAGTTTTGGCTTTAATTGCTACCGGTAAACCAGGATTTGACTTGGTAAAAAGCGGTTTTGCTGCTAATGGTTTTGGTGAGCATTCTCCTGGTGGTTATTCCTTACTAGCAGCTTTTATTGCTGAGTTCGTACTCACCTTCCTGTTCTTGGTAATTATCCTCGGTGTTACAGATCGCCGTGCGCCTCAAGGTTTTGCTCCCGTGGCGATCGGTCTAGCTTTAACACTAATTCACTTAATTAGTATCCCCGTCACCAATACATCCGTAAATCCCGCCCGCAGCTTAGGCCCAGCACTGTTTGTCGGTGGTTGGGCGCTACAACAACTGTGGCTATTTTGGTTAGCGCCAATAATCGGCGGAGCATTAGCAGGCGTTTTCTATTCTCAGGTTTTGGAAACACCAAGTCCCTCAGAAAGACAGCTTTCGGAGATTGCTTAA
- a CDS encoding ribonuclease Z produces the protein MQITFLGTSSGVPTRGRNVSGVALRLPQRAELWLFDCGEGTQHQLLRSDLKSSQLSRIFITHMHGDHIFGLMGLLASCGLAGNVEKIDIYGPPGLNEYIQSALKYSHTHFSYPVKVHTVRPGIIYEDEEFTVTCGQLHHRITAFGYRIAERDRVGRFDVEKAKALQIPPGRIYGQLKRGETVTLNDGRVINGSELCGPTEIGRKIAYCTDTIYCDGAVQLAQDADVLIHEATFAHQDADMAFQRLHSTSTMAAQTALAAQAHRLIMTHFSPRYAPGNVLELKDLLKEARAIFPKTDMAHDFMIYDVPRRREVELTKVGV, from the coding sequence GTGCAGATTACATTTTTAGGGACAAGTTCCGGTGTACCAACAAGAGGACGCAATGTTTCCGGCGTTGCTCTCAGATTACCGCAGCGGGCGGAACTGTGGTTATTTGACTGCGGCGAAGGAACTCAGCATCAGCTTTTGCGGAGTGACCTCAAAAGCAGCCAACTGTCCCGAATTTTTATCACCCACATGCACGGCGACCACATTTTTGGCTTGATGGGGCTGCTGGCTAGTTGTGGGCTGGCTGGAAATGTGGAAAAAATCGATATTTATGGGCCACCTGGATTAAATGAGTACATCCAATCAGCTTTAAAATATTCTCATACACACTTCTCTTATCCTGTCAAGGTTCATACAGTCCGCCCTGGGATAATTTACGAGGATGAGGAATTTACTGTTACCTGCGGTCAATTGCATCACCGAATCACCGCTTTTGGCTACCGAATTGCGGAACGAGACAGAGTTGGACGCTTTGATGTGGAAAAAGCCAAAGCGTTGCAAATTCCTCCCGGTCGCATTTACGGTCAACTCAAGCGTGGGGAAACAGTTACCTTAAACGATGGACGGGTAATTAATGGTAGCGAATTATGCGGCCCAACAGAAATTGGCCGGAAAATCGCCTACTGCACAGATACAATTTATTGTGACGGTGCGGTGCAATTAGCGCAAGATGCGGATGTGTTAATTCATGAAGCCACTTTTGCACATCAAGATGCAGACATGGCTTTTCAAAGATTGCATTCCACTAGCACAATGGCGGCGCAAACAGCCTTAGCAGCTCAAGCTCATCGGCTAATTATGACGCATTTTAGTCCTCGATATGCTCCCGGCAATGTTTTAGAGTTGAAAGATTTACTTAAAGAAGCCAGAGCGATTTTCC